From the Corythoichthys intestinalis isolate RoL2023-P3 chromosome 15, ASM3026506v1, whole genome shotgun sequence genome, one window contains:
- the cdca4 gene encoding cell division cycle-associated protein 4, whose product MFPKGTKRKFFDSAEEAAVTQAVSGPGERGPTGGARTPSPSYSLQRQSLLDMSLIKLQLCHMLVEPNLCRSVLIANTVRQIQEEMTQDGTWQIMTQALAAAQCPADRLVATEVLCRQSDPSAAAGQSPKPYPLAGGPEEVAMEAADARKEVPPVPSYPPAPFGETGPRWEEHEDDCEDEEDESEGEDERPEGERVFGTFEIKQPPLPPPPDPALEELFSDVDPSYYELDTVLTGMQSAPKMGPYDLLESLSSHGPPPLSPSASCRSDLNELDHIMEIIVGS is encoded by the coding sequence ATGTTTCCAAAGGGCACCAAACGCAAGTTCTTTGACTCAGCAGAGGAGGCGGCGGTGACGCAAGCGGTGAGCGGTCCCGGCGAACGTGGCCCGACCGGCGGTGCCCGGACGCCGTCGCCCTCGTACAGCCTCCAGCGGCAGTCTCTTCTGGACATGTCGCTGATTAAATTGCAACTGTGCCACATGCTGGTGGAGCCCAACCTGTGCCGCTCGGTGCTCATCGCCAACACGGTGCGACAAATCCAGGAGGAGATGACGCAGGACGGCACCTGGCAGATTATGACGCAGGCGTTGGCCGCCGCCCAGTGCCCCGCCGACCGCCTGGTGGCCACCGAGGTGCTGTGCCGACAGTCGGACCCCTCGGCGGCGGCGGGGCAGAGTCCCAAGCCCTATCCTCTGGCGGGCGGCCCGGAAGAGGTGGCGATGGAAGCGGCGGATGCCCGCAAGGAGGTCCCGCCCGTGCCGTCCTACCCCCCGGCACCCTTCGGCGAGACGGGCCCCCGCTGGGAGGAGCACGAGGACGACTGTGAGGACGAGGAGGACGAGTCGGAGGGTGAGGACGAGCGCCCCGAGGGGGAGCGGGTCTTCGGCACCTTCGAGATCAAGCAGCCGCCGTTGCCGCCCCCGCCGGACCCGGCGTTGGAGGAGCTCTTCTCGGATGTGGACCCGTCCTACTACGAGCTGGACACGGTGCTGACGGGCATGCAGAGCGCCCCCAAGATGGGACCTTATGACCTGCTGGAGAGCCTGTCCTCCCACGGGCCGCCGCCCCTCAGCCCCAGCGCCAGCTGTCGCTCGGACCTCAACGAACTGGACCACATCATGGAAATAATTGTGGGCTCCTGA
- the si:dkey-177p2.6 gene encoding SERTA domain-containing protein 1, whose product IVATHDAGRGHERSMLGRGVKRKRSRVELPAMAGDEKRRCEDAAESSWAGDVRQRVLGLGLEKLRSSRSGAELSLRRSVLLINTLRQIRHDMRDENPRGPPDSPLLSNDLTCPGCEEAGPESAARPETLVQEAFFGAFSDAVNAVSYLADLAPDDIFEDIDTSMYESSDFSAGWTLWPLGMSVWADQDEKSPASGRQSCAMDMNELDHIMEILVKS is encoded by the exons ATTGTGGCCACCCATGACGCAGGCCGAGGACACGAAAG GTCCATGTTGGGTCGCGGCGTGAAGCGAAAGCGGAGCCGTGTGGAGCTGCCGGCCATGGCCGGCGATGAGAAGCGACGGTGCGAGGACGCCGCAGAGTCGTCGTGGGCCGGCGACGTGCGTCAGCGCGTGCTGGGCCTCGGACTGGAGAAGCTGCGTAGCTCCCGGAGCGGTGCCGAGCTCAGCCTGCGCCGCTCTGTGCTACTCATCAACACGCTGCGCCAGATCCGCCACGACATGCGGGACGAGAACCCGCGCGGGCCGCCTGACTCGCCTCTTCTGAGCAACGACCTCACGTGTCCAGGTTGCGAAGAGGCTGGCCCGGAAAGTGCGGCCAGACCGGAAACCTTGGTGCAGGAGGCCTTTTTCGGGGCCTTTAGCGACGCGGTCAACGCCGTGAGTTACCTGGCCGACCTGGCGCCGGACGACATTTTCGAGGACATCGACACGTCCATGTACGAAAGCTCGGACTTTTCCGCGGGGTGGACTCTATGGCCCTTGGGCATGTCCGTCTGGGCGGACCAGGATGAAAAAAGCCCCGCTTCGGGTCGCCAGTCCTGTGCGATGGACATGAACGAGCTGGACCACATCATGGAGATCTTGGTCAAGTCCTGA